In Aspergillus luchuensis IFO 4308 DNA, chromosome 1, nearly complete sequence, the following are encoded in one genomic region:
- a CDS encoding uncharacterized protein (SECRETED:SignalP(1-23)) — translation MYLRTSLLALALASAALSAPVDTVDNGNAPASVPAPTAAPGQPGDVSAASIPGFPGITATVTITISLPCAGVTATIGPADKGLEARATDAVPSSSASASVIKPTSSSIRALSTCLASPSSTGAVVSGCADDDDDDDDDDDDDDDDDDTDNGNGNGNGNGNGNGNGNGPSFIRKPIQTTSTKTSVTSVPTATSTTSQKTTDSADPSATATATSTPAILLPSPTESSSKGSDSTTTTTEATSKTKTDTDPSSSTFLTLPSPSSSSSAADKTTTSSISTTTENPSQDPSTTATATATASDSTSASETKTKQATTKSSQDPSTTSTSTSTSTSTTETKSTPTTTKKSKIKRGFAANATGIIEVPPLKPKPTGGR, via the coding sequence ATGTACCTCCgcacctccctcctcgccctggCCCTCGCGTCCGCCGCCCTCTCCGCCCCCGTCGACACCGTCGACAATGGCAACGCCCCAGCCAGCGTGCCCGCTCCCACCGCAGCCCCTGGCCAACCCGGGGATGTCAGCGCCGCCAGCATCCCCGGCTTCCCTGGCATCACAGCCACCgtgaccatcaccatctcgCTGCCCTGCGCCGGTGTCACCGCAACCATCGGCCCCGCCGACAAGGGCCTCGAGGCTCGCGCCACAGACGCAGTTCCTAGCTCTAGTGCCTCTGCCTCTGTGATCAAGcctaccagcagcagcatcagagCCCTGTCTACCTGCCTGGCCTCTCCGTCTTCCACTGGCGCTGTAGTGTCTGGCTGTgctgacgacgacgatgatgatgatgatgacgatgacgacgacgacgacgatgatgatactgacaATGGAAACGGCAATGGAAACGGCAatgggaatggaaatgggaatggaaatggCCCCTCATTCATCCGGAAGCCCATTCAAACTACGTCCACTAAGACATCCGTGACTTCAGTCCCTACTGCTacctcaacaacctcacAGAAGACGACTGACTCCGCGGACCCATCTGcaactgctactgctacttcTACTCCCGCCATTCTACTCCCATCTCCAACTGAGAGCTCCTCAAAGGGAAGCGATagcactaccaccaccacagaagCTACATCCAAGACTAAGACCGACActgatccatcatcatctacattTCTCACTCTGCCTTCcccttcgtcttcctcttcggcagCAGACaagaccaccaccagcagcattTCTACCACGACAGAGAACCCATCCCAAGACCCATcaactactgctactgctacagCTACAGCTAGTGACTCCACATCCGCCTCTGAAACCAAAACCAAGCAAGCCACCACAAAGTCTTCTCAGGACCCAAGCACCACttctacatccacatccacatctacatccacaaCCGAGACCAAgtccacacccaccacaaCCAAGAAATCCAAGATCAAGCGCGGATTCGCAGCAAATGCTACGGGGATTATCGAGGTTCCGCCATTGAAGCCGAAGCCTACTGGTGGTCGTTAA
- a CDS encoding MCT family MFS transporter (COG:G;~EggNog:ENOG410QDB6;~InterPro:IPR020846,IPR011701,IPR036259;~PFAM:PF07690;~TransMembrane:12 (i125-147o167-188i195-213o219-241i253-272o284-304i330-352o364-383i395-414o420-443i455-473o485-506i);~go_function: GO:0022857 - transmembrane transporter activity [Evidence IEA];~go_process: GO:0055085 - transmembrane transport [Evidence IEA]) — MRSSADLDIEKTDGNRPSNNIPTLPGSHCTDSPQFGEKVLDGTTGTREYRDFHDESPAINVTEEQSHTEVQHDCSLPQTETTLEDGLQRPSSRASGSDSSTHSAPMTRVTTDADGNTYPEGGLEAWLVVFGSFMGLFGSLGLVNTIGTFQAYIEDHQLKEYSSGTTGWIFGMYAFLTFFCGVQIGPVFDAKGPRFLVFSGAVLVIIMMVALGFCTQYWHFMLVIGVAGGIGASLIFTPAIAAIGHFFNEKRGVATGIAATGGSVGGVVFPLTLEALFPKIGFAWATRVVALLCLISVAIACLLIKSRLPKKPAVKENMLPDFRIFREPKFALTTAGVFFIEWGLFIPISYISSYALAHGVSSKFSYQILAILNAGSFFGRGIPGFVADYLGRFNTLIATVALCLVCNACLWLPAGNSVPVMVVYCVIFGFASGSNISLTPVCISQLCKIENYGRYYATAYTIVSFGTLTGIPIAGEILSRCNGEYWGLITFTTCCYALGLICVTLVKVIHVGWRHPLAIY, encoded by the exons ATGAGGTCTTCCGCCGATTTAGACATAGAAAAGACGGACGGAAACCGTCCAAGCAACAACATTCCAACCTTGCCTGGTTCTCATTGTACTGATTCTCCCCAGTTCGGAGAAAAGGTCCTGGATGGTACAACCGGCACTCGTGAGTATCGTGATTTTCATGATGAAAGTCCAGCCATCAACGTGACGGAGGAACAGTCTCATACAGAGGTCCAACACGATTGCAGCCTACCGCAGACAGAGACAACGCTTGAAGATGGTCTCCAGAGACCCTCATCAAGAGCGTCCGGCTCAGACAGCTCCACACACAGCGCCCCGATGACTCGAGTCACAACGGATGCAGATGGAAACACTTATCCTGAAGGCGGTTTGGAGGCCTGGCTAGTTGTCTTTGGTAGTTTCATGGGTCTCTTTGGCTCCCTTGGCCTGGTAAACACCATTGGAACTTTCCAGGCCTACATTGAGGATCACCAGCTGAAAGAATACAGCTCTGGAACCACGGGCTGGATTTTTGGCATGTACGCCTTtttgaccttcttctgcgGTGTACAGATAGGTCCAGTCTTCGACGCCAAGGGTCCTCGATTCTTGGTCTTTTCGGGTGCCGTactggtcatcatcatgatggtAGCTCTGGGTTTCTGCACCCAGTATTGGCATTTCATGCTGGTCATCGGTGTCGCTGGAGGTATTGGAGCCTCGCTCATCTTCACCCCCGCAATAGCCGCGATCGGCCATTTCTTCAACGAGAAACGTGGCGTTGCAACTGGCATTGCTGCCACAGGTGGCTCCGTAGGAGGTGTTGTCTTCCCTCTTACCTTGGAGGCCTTGTTCCCCAAGATAGGTTTTGCATGGGCAACCCGGGTGGTTGCGCTTCTTTGCCTTATCTCAGTGGCCATTGCGTGTTTGTTGATCAAGTCTCGATTGCCCAAAAAGCCCGCTGTAAAAGAAAATATGCTGCCCGATTTTCGTATTTTCCGGGAACCAAAATTTGCTCTTACCACAGCtggcgtcttcttcatcgaatGGGGCCTCTTCATTCCGATCAGTTACATCTCTTCCTATGCCTTGGCTCATGGCGTTTCCTCCAAATTTTCGTACCAGATCCTGGCGATCCTCAATGCGGGTTCGTTCTTCGGTAGAGGGATCCCTGGGTTTGTGGCCGATTATTTGGGACGGTTCAATACGCTCATCGCCACGGTTGCGTTATGCCTCGTCTGCAACGCGTGTCTCTGGCTTCCGGCCGGCAACAGTGTACCTGTCATGGTTGTGTACTGCGTCATTTTTGGTTTTGCAAGCGGCAGCAACATCAGTCTGACCCCTGTTTGCATTTCTCAGCTGTGTAAGATCGAGAATTACGGCAGGTACTATGCTACCGCGTACACGATTGTGAGTTTCGG CACGCTTACGGGCATTCCAATCGCGGGTGAGATCCTGTCCCGGTGCAATGGCGAGTATTGGGGCTTGATTACCTTCACGACTTGCTGCTACGCTCTTGGCCTCATCTGCGTCACGTTGGTCAAGGTAATTCACGTTGGCTGGCGTCACCCACTAGCGATATACTGA
- a CDS encoding uncharacterized protein (COG:S;~EggNog:ENOG410PYH8) yields MSTFTAWQADLFLLEHWQKDSPLSVETQREEIFAKYVALGVCGREPYRNQQRRLEKRSVRGLPVPSQELLARIRLPAERDLNEDPCWLRTCYDPSTEGSWARIQDYIDTKVGGPVTVFNDSSLYNFGSNWEKIFLRVPQLLDNTCLFEEYEENVQEALEEGFESDETDPHRAEESGYDPEEDGNPWICFYSEYLFRLAAGHIYVVDEKTLASEGADAGTVLIIWYDECGRAIRYYREKAMHAAEIANLDPCYLKERACWNNAEIGESYKWGAPLGPPYRLE; encoded by the exons ATGTCAACTTTTACGGCCTGGCAGGCTGATCTGTTCCTTTTG GAGCATTGGCAGAAAGATTCGCCGCTATCCGTTGAAACCCAACGCGAGGAAATATTCGCTAAATACGTGGCACTCGGAGTCTGCGGCCGCGAG CCGTATCGAAACCAGCAGCGAAGATTAGAGAAGAGGTCTGTTCGAGGCCTTCCAGTACCTAGTCAAGAGCTACTGGCTCGCATCCGCCTACCTGCTGAGCGTGACTTGAACGAAGATCCATGTTGGCTCCGCACCTGCTACGATCCTTCTACAGAAGGCTCGTGGGCTCGGATTCAAGATTACATCGATACCAAGGTCGGCGGTCCAGTTACAGTTTTCAACGACTCATCTTTGTATAACTTTGGTTCCAACTGGGAGAAGATTTTTCTTCGTGTCCCACAGCTACTGGATAATACTTGTCTGTTTGAAGAATATGAAGAGAATGTCCAGGAGGCCCTAGAAGAGGGATTTGAATCCGACGAGACGGATCCCCATCGTGCCGAGGAAAGCGGCTATGACCcagaggaggatggcaaCCCTTGGATTTGTTTTTATTCGGAGTACCTCTTCCGTTTAGCGGCGGGACACATCTACGTCGTTGATGAAAAAACGTTGGCCTCCGAAGGCGCTGACGCAGGGactgtcctcatcatctggtACGACGAGTGTGGACGAGCAATCCGTTACTATCGTGAGAAAGCGATGCACGCAGCCGAGATTGCGAATCTCGACCCTTGTTATCTCAAGGAACGTGCGTGCTGGAATAATGCGGAAATCGGCGAATCCTATAAGTGGGGTGCACCCTTAGGGCCTCCCTATAGATTGGAATGA
- a CDS encoding uncharacterized protein (COG:S;~EggNog:ENOG410PMBG;~InterPro:IPR007751,IPR029058;~PFAM:PF05057) has product MSSPGLYDMSGDKEAETVIVAVHGLGGDYLKTWECETNGWNWVRSSIEPRLQQEKGIKSRVLSFSYAAKLMSTESTENIRQVAKVLLEGLYVKMNEMKHKSLGIVFIAHSLGGLVVKKALNIASSIHNKRYEHLSSSVRGCLFLGVPHHGAGLASVAGWGSWLLGPFKRSSYVEDLRKDSPACQEISEDFVQTAKDLKIRTFYEDRRLNGLLVVQPYSAQMNQLSEVATMLQGSDHRTICKFRGDDDVRYGEVWAALVEIISFEKPTSSIDIVPDGLPGPDPSTYEANAGSGDGGYADYGDSTGGRITEASVSLEESLGGHGFGGSANGYHHAIAGGAEGGSACGKNARGGNARGGKATLAKYRPSHN; this is encoded by the exons ATGTCGTCACCTGGACTGTATGATATGAGTGGAGATAAGGAGGCAGAAACTGT CATCGTTGCCGTGCATGGACTTGGCGGGGACTATCTCAAGACATGGGAGTGTGAGACGAACGGATGGAACTGGGTTCGATCGTCGATCGAGCCGAGGCTCCAACAAGAAAAGGGCATCAAATCAAGAGTCCTATCATTTTCGTATGCCGCGAAATTGATGTCCACCGAGTCGACCGAGAATATCAGACAAGTGGCAAAGGTCTTGTTGGAAGGACTGTACGTGAAAATGAACGAAATGAAGCACAAATCCCTCGGTATTGTTTTCATCGCTCATAGTTTGGGTGGCTTGGTTGTGAAGAAG GCATTGAATATTGCCTCTTCCATTCACAATAAGCGGTATGAGCATCTTTCCAGCAGCGTACGAGGATGTCTCTTCCTGGGCGTACCGCACCATGGTGCGGGTCTAGCATCCGTGGCAGGCTGGGGGTCCTGGCTTTTGGGCCCCTTTAAGAGGTCCAGTTACGTAGAGGACCTTCGTAAAGACTCCCCGGCCTGTCAGGAAATCAGCGAGGACTTTGTTCAAACCGCCAAAGACTTGAAGATTAGGACATTCTACGAAGACCGGCGGCTGAATGGCTTACTT GTGGTTCAGCCATATTCTGCGCAAATGAATCAGCTAAGCGAGGTTGCAACGATGCTACAAGGATCCGACCATCGTACGATTTGCAAATTTCGTGGAGACGACGATGTACGGTACGGAGAGGTATGGGCTGCGTTGGTTGAAATCATCTCATTCGAAAAACCGA CCTCTTCCATCGATATAGTTCCTGATGGTTTGCCAGGCCCAGACCCCTCGACCTACGAAGCCAATGCGGGATCTGGGGATGGAGGCTACGCAGACTATGGGGATAGCACGGGAGGCAGAATTACGGAGGCTTCGGTCAGCCTTGAAGAGTCTCTCGGGGGCCACGGATTCGGTGGAAGTGCCAATGGATACCACCACGCCATTGCAGGGGGCGCTGAGGGAGGTTCAGCATGTGGAAAGAATGCTCGGGGAGGAAATGCCCGGGGAGGAAAGGCTACACTGGCTAAATATAGGCCAAGCCACAATTGA